A genomic region of Caenorhabditis elegans chromosome V contains the following coding sequences:
- the tni-3 gene encoding Troponin I 3 (Confirmed by transcript evidence) has protein sequence MLIEDENIRYGGAQADVEDDAARKAQERELKKAEVRKRMEEAAKKGSKKKGFLTPERKKKLRKLLMMKAAEDLKQQQMLKEQERQKTLQQRTIPLPDVDSINDQGQLLKIYEDMFARVCALEEEKFDINFGVSQTEAEINQLTIQVNDLRGKFVKPTLKKVSKYDNKFKSSGEVKEKSNFRNNLKVVKKETDLDEIMAKKKGTADGKPEWSKKEKKEEEAAPVELAAPVEPEAEPEPEAAEPAAEEPEAEEEEEEEEEEE, from the exons ATGCTGATTGAAGACGAGAACATTCGCTACGGCGGAGCTCAGGCTGATGTTGAGGAC gatGCCGCCCGCAAGGCTCAAGAGCGTGAGCTCAAGAAAGCCGAAGTCCGTAAGCGTATGGAGGAGGCAGCAAAGAAGGGATCCAAGAAGAAGGGTTTCTTGACTCcagaaagaaagaagaagcttAGA AAACTTCTCATGATGAAAGCCGCCGAGGACTTGAAGCAACAGCAAATGCTCAAGGAGCAAGAACGTCAGAAGACCCTTCAGCAGCGTACTATCCCACTTCCAGACGTCGACTCGATCAATGATCAGGGACAACTCTTGAAGATCTATGAGGATATGTTCGCCAGAGTTTGTGCTCTTGAGGAGGAGAAGTTCGATATCAACTTCGGAGTATCCCAGACTGAGGCAGAGATCAATCAGTTGACTATTCAAGTTAATGACTTGAGAGGAAAGTTTGTGAAGCCAACATTGAAGAAGGTGTCCAAGTACGACAACAAGTTCAAGTCATCCGGAGAAGTTAAG gaaaaatcaaacttcCGCAACAACCTGAAAGTGGTCAAAAAGGAGACGGACCTCGACGAAATCATGGCAAAGAAGAAGGGAACCGCCGACGGAAAACCAGAATGGTCCAAGAAAGAGAAGAAGGAAGAAGAGGCTGCACCAGTGGAACTAGCTGCTCCAGTCGAGCCAGAGGCCGAGCCAGAACCAGAAGCCGCCGAGCCAGCAGCTGAAGAGCCAGAAGCCGAagaggaagaggaagaagaggaggaagaGGAATAA
- the srh-215 gene encoding Serpentine Receptor, class H (Predicted) has product MAPAYCNQTGYLHTADFQRLVLHVISFISIPIHVFGVFCVFFKTPISMQSVKWSMMNVHLFSCLLDLGLSFLTTPFVFFPLMAGYPLGFLEYLGVETEPQVYMIIFMGAYLLVAISIVFENRLFVLVMTNKNLHRYATPIYLIHYIIPLIVIPTVIKIPDQEEGKKNFINLFECVPPYVELKNVFYLILVKKFFLISCGIFIMVLFLEVWFLAYMTDRKLKQQMTKTMSQKTVDLHRKFQRAFILQLLIPFLIVFVPLGYIGFTAIFDYHNQFFNNLTLIIISSHGFFSTIAMVALHAPYREYTLKLFPFFKRLSSSPTNLTAPQSVMVTNM; this is encoded by the exons ATGGCGCCTGCCTATTGCAACCAAACCGGCTACCTACACACTGCCGATTTTCAACGATTGGTGCTCCATGTCATCAGCTTTATCTCGATTCCGATCCACGTGTTCGGAGTTTTctgtgtatttttcaaaacgccGATATCTATGCAATCCGTGAAGTGGAGTATGATGAATGTTCACTTGTTCAGTTGTCTTTTGGATTTGGGATTGAGTTTTTTGACGACAccatttgtattttttccgtTAATGGCTGGATATCCGCTGGGTTTTTTGGAGTATCTAGGTGTGGAAACAGAGCCTCAAGTCTACATGATCATTTTTATGGGAGCAT acttaCTGGTGGCCATTAGTATTGTCTTTGAGAACCGCCTGTTTGTCCTCGTAATGACCAACAAGAACCTTCATCGCTACGCCACTCCGATCTACCTTATCCATTATATAATACCACTAATAGTTATTCCAACTGTCATCAAAATCCCCGATCAGGAAGAGGGTAAGAAGAACTTCATCAATTTATTTGAATGTGTACCTCCGTATGTTGAACTGAAGAATGTATTCTATTTGATCCTTGTCAAGAAATTCTTTCTTATAAgttgcggaattttcataatGGTTTTGTTCTTGGAAGTTTGGTTCTTGGCATATATGACTGATCGGAAGCTAAAGCAGCAGATGACAAAGACAATGTCCCAGAAGACTGTAGACTTGCATCGCAAGTTTCAAAGAGCATTCATCTTGCAG CTCCTCATCCCATTCCTGATCGTCTTCGTTCCACTTGGCTACATCGGGTTCACCGCGATCTTTGACTATCAcaatcagtttttcaataacttgACATTAATTATAATATCATCTCATGGATTCTTCTCAACGATTGCAATGGTAGCTCTTCATGCTCCCTACCGGGAATATACATTGAagttatttccattttttaaacgtCTGAGCTCCTCGCCTACAAACCTGACTGCACCGCAGAGTGTAATGGTGACGAATATGTGA
- the clec-40 gene encoding C-type lectin domain-containing protein (Partially confirmed by transcript evidence), which produces MLSGLRKVFRFSRATAVDAPENYSIPSVSAEETEPDETPNERTIVDAYDPPKSEFEPGDRQRHFGILHYTVNNRFKKMMLIGIINVFLILAFFLFMFFFVVQPNVHGGETAVTTLSPTTSSEKVPICTNNFVLIDEKCLQLNTTLYSKPTAEATCNRLGATLLTIQSSEENQKIQSFLSIHQISQIWLGLICNGKSVTSCQWDNGSNVTYYDFAPGFPNVDTGICVSYNITHNSIGQWESLVCYKQLPFVCELPTTTSDNCTNNYKNHCYIQVDQSATIPDAQRICQAQCSNLPSVHSVTENLYLTSIYKFSDTSIILGGIASTPKSIWWFDGSPVNFLNFKTSQRTVASSCIVLHVGDGGDWDTVDCSTTVSTFLCKRATGVSCK; this is translated from the exons ATGCTAAGCGGTCTCCGAaaggttttcagattttcaaggGCAACCGCAGTAG ATGCTCCAGAAAACTACTCGATTCCAAGTGTGTCTGCCGAAGAAACCGAGCCAGACGAGACTCCAAATGAGAGAACAATCGTTGACGCTTATGATCCACCGAAATCAGAGTTTGAGCCAGGAGA TCGTCAACGTCATTTCGGGATACTTCACTATACAGTCAATAATCGATTCAAGAAAATGATGCTTATCGGAATTATTAACGTATTTCTAATTCTTGCCTTCTTCTTGTTCATGTTCTTTTTTGTGGTTCAACCGAATGTTCACGGAG GAGAGACTGCAGTGACAACCTTATCGCCTACCACTTCATCAG aaaaagtCCCAATATGCACCAACAATTTTGTGCTGATCGATGAGAAATGTCTCCAGTTAAATACAACTCTGTACAGTAAACCAACCGCTGAAGCTACGTGTAATCGACTTGGCGCCACTCTCCTCACAATTCAGAGTTCAGAG gagaaccaaaaaatccaatctTTCCTCAGCATCCACCAAATCTCTCAAATATGGTTGGGGTTAATTTGCAATGGGAAAAGTGTCACATCTTGTCAGTGGGATAATGGCTCAAATGTCACCTACTATGATTTTGCACCCG gattcCCAAATGTGGACACCGGAATATGTGTTTCTTATAATATTACACACAATTCAATAGGTCAATGGGAAAGCCTAGTTTGTTATAAACAATTGCCGTTTGTTTGTGAGCTGCCTACAACTACGTCAG ACAACTGCACGAACAACTACAAGAATCACTGTTACATCCAGGTCGACCAATCCGCCACCATCCCGGATGCTCAGAGAATCTGCCAAGCTCAATGCTCCAATCTCCCATCTGTACATTCAGTGACCGAGAATCTCTACCTAACTTCAATTTACAAGTTCTCCGACACAAGTATAATTCTTGGCGGAATCGCTTCTACACCTAAATCGATCTGGTGGTTTGATGGCTCTCCAgttaactttttgaactttaaaacttCTCAGCGAACTGTTGCCTCTTCTTGTATTGTACTTCATGTTGGTGATGGAGGAGACTGGGATACTGTAGATTGTTCCACTACTGTATCCACATTTTTGTGTAAACGGGCTACGGGTGTCAgttgtaaataa
- the srh-214 gene encoding Serpentine Receptor, class H (Partially confirmed by transcript evidence), translated as MVYDYCSITDYLYTPDFFETVLHVISYISIPVHCYGGFCVFAKTPISMQSVKWSMMNLHLFSCLFDLGVSLFTIPYILFPVLAGYPLGLMQKFGVPIEIQVYVVLFVGAFMLVSITIVFENRLFVLVLSDKTLQRFRTPIYILHYILPIIFLPALVNIPDQKAGYRNLMDHFECVPPYVDIKKVFYLAITKRYFLGGCASFIVAMFVEVWFFAFITNRMLKKQMTKTMSQKTVDLHRKFQRAFILQLLIPFIIVFLPICYVGFSCFAESAFHNQALNNITIIIISSHGFFSTIAMIALHTPYREYTQQLFPFCKRLDFSSSNQTAPQSVMVTNM; from the exons ATGGTATACGACTACTGCAGCATTACTGACTACCTTTACACTCCGGACTTTTTTGAGACAGTACTCCATGTGATCAGTTATATCTCAATTCCTGTTCATTGCTACGGAGGCTTCTGTGTATTTGCAAAGACACCGATATCTATGCAATCTGTGAAATGGAGTATGATGAATTTACACTTGTTCAGTTGTCTTTTTGATTTGGGAGTTAGTTTGTTCACGATTCCATATATATTATTCCCAGTACTCGCTGGATATCCATTGGGGCTTATGCAGAAGTTTGGAGTACCGATTGAAATTCAAGTGTACGTAGTGTTATTTGTTGGAGCAT TCATGTTGGTCTCCATCACCATCGTCTTCGAAAACCGCCTATTCGTCCTTGTCCTCTCCGACAAAACCCTTCAACGGTTCCGTACTCCAATCTACATTCTCCATTATATCCTTCCAATAATCTTCCTCCCGGCACTGGTCAACATTCCCGACCAGAAAGCCGGGTACAGAAATTTGATGGACCATTTTGAATGTGTTCCACCGTATGTAGATATTAAGAAAGTTTTCTATCTTGCAATTACTAAGAGATATTTTCTGGGTGGATGTGCTTCATTTATAGTTGCAATGTTTGTTGAGGTATGGTTCTTTGCATTTATAACGAATCGGATGTTGAAGAAGCAAATGACAAAGACAATGTCACAGAAGACTGTGGACTTGCATAGGAAGTTTCAGAGAGCCTTCATTCTGCAG CTCCTCATCCCATTCATCATCGTCTTCTTACCAATCTGTTATGTCGGGTTTTCTTGTTTCGCCGAGTCAGCGTTCCACAATCAGGCATTAAACAACATCACAATAATTATAATATCATCTCATGGATTCTTCTCAACAATTGCCATGATAGCTCTTCATACACCATACCGGGAGTATACACAACAGTTATTCCCGTTTTGTAAACGTCTGGACTTTTCGTCGTCCAATCAAACTGCACCGCAAAGTGTGATGGTCACTAATATGTGA
- the phy-3 gene encoding Fe2OG dioxygenase domain-containing protein (Confirmed by transcript evidence): MISVTFRQILGLVSLLCATWLYSQCRHIWLLAQDDFNEQFTNFLGEKWWSTDQLELCDDETKDTKWQKNDSICITYVYNMLPVDMEIISWAPTLVIYRNLMSPRQTASFLNFIEQRDLEIQKTSDFGTSIETTHRRANGSFIPPEDSNVTVEIKMQAQKRIPGLNLTVAEHFSALSYLPGGHYAVHYDYLDYRSKQDYDWWMNKTGNRIGTLIFVLKPAEKGGGTVFPSIGSTVRANAGDAFFWFNAQADEEKEMLSNHGGCPIYEGRKVIATIWIRAYNQRILPMAPAGSSIHASWLIPSLSNRFRPEMQTQSPVPN, encoded by the exons ATGATTTCTGTCACTTTCCGTCAAATTCTGGGTCTTGTTTCTCTACTGTGTGCCACGTGGCTTTACAGCCAATGCAGACATATTTGGCTGCTCGCCCAGGACGATTTCAACGAGCAATTCACgaattttttgggtgaaaaatggTGGAGCACGGATCAGTTGGAGCTTTGTGATGATGAGACAAAGGACACGAAATGGCAGAAAAATG ATTCCATCTGCATCACCTACGTCTACAACATGCTCCCGGTCGACATGGAAATTATCAGTTGGGCTCCGACACTTGTGATCTACCGTAATCTCATGAGCCCCCGCCAAACCGCcagtttcttgaatttcatCGAACAACGTGATTTGGAGATTCAGAAAACGTCAGATTTCGGGACATCGATAGAAACGACGCATCGACGGGCCAACGGTAGTTTTATTCCGCCGGAAGATTCGAATGTTACAGTGGAAATAAAGATGCAGGCTCAGAAAAGGATTCCCGGCTTGAACCTTACCGTTGCCGAACATTTTTCG GCCCTCTCCTACCTGCCCGGTGGTCATTACGCAGTGCACTATGACTATTTGGATTACCGTAGCAAACAGGACTACGACTGGTGGATGAACAAGACGGGAAACCGAATTGGAACTCTCATTTTTGTACTGAAACCTGCTGAGAAGGGTGGAG GCACCGTATTCCCAAGTATTGGTTCCACAGTTCGCGCCAACGCTGGAGACGCGTTTTTCTGGTTCAACGCACAGGCTGATGAAGAGAAG gaGATGCTCAGCAATCATGGTGGATGTCCAATCTATGAGGGCCGAAAGGTGATCGCGACTATTTGGATCCGTGCCTACAATCAACGTATCCTTCCGATGGCTCCAGCTGGCTCCTCCATACATGCTTCGTGGCTTATACCGTCTCTCTCAAACAGATTCCGTCCGGAAATGCAGACACAGTCGCCAGTGCCCAATTGA
- the srh-216 gene encoding Serpentine Receptor, class H (Partially confirmed by transcript evidence) → MSYAYCNRTDYIHTADFQQTVLHAISVISVPVYVYGFYCVLLKTPPTMQSVKWSMMNVHVFSCIFDLSLSFFTTPYVLFPVLAGYPLGVLKEIGVSVEAQVYFVVLVGAYMMVAISIVFENRLFVLVMTNKMLHKFALPIYIIHYIFPTIVLPSLVKLPDQQTGKANFLLKYGCVPPYVDLERVFYLIITKRYFLITCAVFICTMFAEVWFFALVTDRLLKKQMTKTMSQKTFDLHKKFQRAFILQLLIPFIIVFLPISYIGVTCISEYHNQFFNNLTLIIISSHGFFSTIAMIALHAPYREFTQKIFPCLKRFSSSATSSTAPQSLMITNL, encoded by the exons ATGTCGTATGCCTATTGCAATCGTACTGACTATATTCATACAGcagattttcaacaaactgTTCTTCATGCAATTAGTGTTATATCAGTTCCAGTTTATGTCTATGGTTTTTACTGTGTTCTACTGAAAACTCCGCCAACTATGCAATCGGTTAAATGGAGTATGATGAATGTTCACGTGTTCAGTTGTATATTCGATTTATCACTTAGCTTCTTCACGACCCCATATGTATTGTTCCCGGTGCTCGCCGGGTATCCATTAGGAGTTTTGAAGGAAATTGGTGTTTCGGTTGAAGCTCAAGTTTATTTTGTGGTTCTTGTTGGGgcat ACATGATGGTGGCAATCAGTatagttttcgaaaatcgtcTATTCGTTCTTGTGATGACCAACAAAATGCTGCACAAATTCGCATTACCAATTTATATAATCCACTACATCTTCCCTACAATCGTCCTTCCATCTCTAGTCAAACTTCCCGATCAGCAGACAGGCAAAGCTAACTTTCTGCTCAAATATGGATGTGTTCCACCTTACGTGGACCTCGAACgggttttttatttaataattacAAAACGATATTTTCTAATCACTTGTGCTGTATTTATATGCACCATGTTTGCTGAGGTGTGGTTTTTTGCGTTGGTAACGGATCGATTGTTGAAGAAGCAGATGACGAAAACTATGTCTCAGAAGACATTTGATCTacacaaaaagtttcagagaGCTTTTATACTGCAG cttctcatCCCATTCATCATTGTATTTCTACCCATATCTTACATCGGGGTCACTTGCATTTCTGAATAtcacaatcaatttttcaataacttgACATTAATTATAATCTCATCTCACGGATTCTTCTCAACAATTGCAATGATTGCACTACATGCTCCATATCGGGAATTTACACAGAAAATATTCCCATGTTTAAAACGGTTCAGCTCTTCGGCAACCAGTTCAACAGCGCCTCAAAGTCTTATGATTactaatttataa
- the clec-25 gene encoding C-type lectin domain-containing protein (Confirmed by transcript evidence): MPKSSVCEDQEFDKPHEQKHVERLQRVVSDHWKNILIGGLSEIIIVSFAVLLTYFLARQPTCETEIALSSTLPTSTLPITTIGPKSSQIPISSTLSTAAPDKNYCTGNFTYVNHKCWKLVTGPQSRAEADQACFILGGSTLFSIRNEQDNLAVLEFVKEKSVENLWTGLVCVGHDPFSCTWDVKSGTTAAYSNFAKDNPNGDCIYYMTTGTQAGQWASGSCDEAMSFVCELPATIYDETCVFNYDNYCYIPYDQINTSKQGQSICELSGSNLASIRSGNENRFLMSTVSVFSIFAIGGFAFSDDLILWYDGTPMGRLHRNHALSVHWTVFQTPLPPLKRLMKTQVPLVD; the protein is encoded by the exons ATGCCAAAGTCTTCTGTATGTGAAGATCAAGAATTTGATAAGCCCCACGAACAAAAACATGTTGAAAGGCTTCAACGTGTCGTGTCTGATCACTGGAAGAATATATTGATCGGAGgattatctgaaattataattgtTTCCTTTGCGGTTCTATTAACCTACTTTCTGGCAAGGCAACCAACATGTGAAAcag AAATTGCGCTCAGTTCTACATTGCCGACTAGTACTCTACCTATCACAACGATTGGCCCAAAATCTTCACAAATACCGATTTCTAGTACTTTGTCAACTGCGG ctcccgataaaaattattgcacTGGTAATTTCACTTATGTCAATCATAAATGTTGGAAGTTGGTCACTGGCCCACAGAGTAGAGCAGAAGCTGACCAGGCTTGCTTTATACTCGGCGGATCGACACTTTTCTCAATCAGAAACGAGCAG GATAATCTAGCTGTGTTGGAATtcgtaaaagaaaaaagtgtcgAGAACCTATGGACCGGGTTAGTTTGTGTAGGGCATGACCCGTTCTCGTGTACCTGGGATGTGAAAAGCGGAACAACTGCTGCCTACAGTAACTTTGCCAAGG ATAATCCAAATGGAGACTGTATTTACTATATGACTACTGGAACACAAGCCGGCCAATGGGCAAGTGGTTCGTGTGATGAGGCTATGAGTTTTGTGTGTGAGCTACCAGCAACTATTTATG atgAAACATGTGTATTCAACTACGACAATTATTGCTACATCCCATATGATCAAATAAATACATCCAAACAAGGACAGAGCATCTGTGAATTATCGGGTTCCAACTTGGCCTCAATACGTTCAGGAAATGAAAATCGTTTTCTCATGAGCACCGTGtcagtattttcaatttttgcaattggcGGATTTGCCTTTTCAGACGATTTGATCCTCTGGTATGATGGAACACCTATGGGCCGTTTACACAGAAACCACGCCCTGTCGGTGCATTGGACAGTGTTCCAGACACCACTACCTCCGCTTAAAAGACTCATGAAGACACAGGTCCCACTGGTAGATTGA
- the clec-36 gene encoding C-type lectin domain-containing protein (Confirmed by transcript evidence) — MPNLPPVLGKLNQFLHLHWKIILIVVTFELVIIIGTAYFTYVLSSHAACETDKFTSSAIQTSTVSTFKETTTTSDISATTRPVTTSSTQAPPNNLTCSVGFLLINGKCWQLLTWGDYRSNVDYDCWGKGGSTLLTIRNQQENDALVNFVSDIYYENFWLGLVCKGNTTSSCIWDKFSGTAEGYDNFAPGHPNVTIGECVTINTRGSRVGQWESCSCNVYMYFVCELPPTINDNNCYNNYNNHCYLRYDKDKAYSIADAQKFCKTKCANVVSINSANENRYVQSIYYIKDGYITLGAAVLDRDDIYWLDGSTSTYNNIRNYNNGTCAEMLLSWDTGYWTTTECSSNGWFLCKRPAGIECLN; from the exons aTGCCGAATTTACCACCAGtgcttggaaaattgaatcaatTTCTACACCttcattggaaaataattCTGATTGTGGTAACATTTGAACTTGTTATTATAATTGGAACTGCTTATTTCACATATGTTCTTTCAAGTCATGCGGCTTGTGAAACAG ATAAATTCACAAGTTCTGCTATTCAAACTAGTACGGTATCCACCTTTAAAGAAACCACGACCACTTCAG ACATTTCTGCTACAACAAGACCGGTGACAACTTCCAGCACACAAG CACCTCCAAACAACCTTACTTGCTCTGTCGGTTTCCTCTTGATCAATGGTAAATGTTGGCAGTTACTAACTTGGGGGGACTATCGATCAAATGTTGACTACGATTGTTGGGGAAAAGGAGGTTCGACACTTCTTACAATCAGAAATCAGCAG GAAAATGATGCACTTGTTAATTTCGTTTCCGATATCTATTATGAGAATTTTTGGTTGGGATTAGTATGTAAAGGAAATACTACTTCCTCGTGTATTTGGGATAAGTTCAGTGGAACCGCAGAGGGCTATGATAACTTTGCACCCG GTCATCCCAACGTGACCATTGGGGAGTGCGTTACCATTAACACTAGAGGGTCCAGAGTTGGACAATGGGAAAGTTGTTCGTGTAATGTGTACATGTATTTCGTGTGTGAACTGCCTCCAACTATTAATG ACAACAATTGCTATAACAATTACAACAACCATTGCTACCTACGCTACGATAAGGATAAGGCGTACAGCATTGCTGATGCTCAAAAGTTCTGCAAAACGAAGTGTGCCAACGTTGTTTCAATCAATTCGGCCAACGAAAATCGTTACGTACAATCCATATACTATATTAAAGATGGATATATTACACTTGGTGCAGCGGTTCTAGACCGCGACGACATTTATTGGCTTGACGGCTCAACCTCAACGTACAATAACATTCGAAACTATAACAATGGAACATGTGCAGAAATGCTTCTTTCATGGGATACTGGTTATTGGACCACCACCGAATGCTCCAGTAATGGCTGGTTTCTGTGCAAACGGCCTGCAGGAATTGAGTGTCTGAACTAA
- the T20B3.14 gene encoding Neuropeptide-Like Protein (Confirmed by transcript evidence), with protein sequence MLRILLVLLVVLAIVHVTVQFTLEKRGAAWFLRPNWKPPTKRFYYPDGAIAAIAPNDFDQYIIY encoded by the exons aTGCTCCGTATACTTTTGGTCCTTTTGGTTGTGCTTGCCATTGTTCATGTAACCGTTCAATTTACATTGGAGAAGAGAG GAGCCGCTTGGTTCCTACGCCCCAACTGGAAGCCCCCAACAAAACGATTCTACTATCCAGATGGAGCTATCGCCGCAATTGCACCCAACGATTTCGATCAATACatcatttattga
- the clec-26 gene encoding C-type lectin domain-containing protein (Confirmed by transcript evidence), giving the protein MSKSYVFGELEIEEPSNNQTRLEKLQLVASDHWKNILIGGLSEIIIVASVALLTYLLTRQPICETAVSTISTLATSTLPITTKSSTTHWSTSSTPISSTSPTSAPENYSCAAGFPYINHKCWKLVTGPQNRADADQACNNLGGSTLFSIRNDQDNQAVLEFVKDQQVKNLWTGLICDNNDPSLCTWDVQSGTTAAYNNFAKGYPSGVNEECIYYMTTGTQAGQWASGLCNETMSFVCELPTTIYDETCKYNYNTYCYTPYSLGKTASDAQSYCTSLGSNLVSIHSGNENRYVMTINFGRNKNILIGGVAFSNDVMLWYDGTESNFNNIYQIKDGNCLNMNNTNGGWYGGDCMASNNYFICKRRILEK; this is encoded by the exons ATGTCAAAATCTTACGTGTTCGGAGAACTAGAAATTGAAGAGCCATCTAATAATCAAACACGTCTTGAAAAGCTTCAACTTGTCGCTAGTGatcattggaaaaatatattgatcggtggattatctgaaattataattgtTGCCTCTGTGGCTCTATTAACCTACCTTCTGACAAGACAACCAATATGTGAAACAG CAGTTTCTACAATTTCTACATTGGCAACCAGTACTTTACCTATTACAACAAAAAGCTCAACAACACATTGGTCGACTTCCAGTACTCCGATTTCCAGTACTTCGCCAACTTCAG CTCCCGAGAACTATTCTTGTGCTGCTGGGTTCCCCTATATCAATCATAAATGCTGGAAGTTGGTCACTGGGCCCCAAAATAGAGCAGATGCTGACCAGGCTTGCAATAATCTTGGTGGATCGACCCTTTTCTCAATCAGAAACGATCAG GATAATCAAGCTGTGCTGGAATTCGTAAAAGATCAGCAAGTCAAGAACCTGTGGACCGGGTTGATCTGTGATAACAACGATCCGTCTTTGTGTACGTGGGATGTGCAGAGCGGAACCACCGCAGCTTACAATAACTTTGCCAAGG gataTCCAAGTGGCGTAAATGAAGAGTGCATTTATTACATGACTACTGGAACACAAGCCGGACAGTGGGCCAGTGGATTGTGCAATGAGACTATGAGTTTTGTGTGTGAGCTGCCAACGACTATTTACG atgaaacaTGCAAATACAACTACAACACTTATTGCTACACCCCATACTCTCTCGGTAAAACTGCCAGCGATGCTCAGAGCTATTGTACATCATTGGGGTCCAATCTGGTATCAATTCACTCTGGAAACGAGAATCGATACGTCATGACaattaattttggaagaaacaaaaatatattaattggCGGAGTGGCTTTTTCAAATGATGTGATGTTATGGTATGATGGAACAGAATCGAATTTCAACAATATCTACCAGATAAAAGACGGGAATTGTCTTAACATGAATAATACCAATGGAGGCTGGTATGGAGGTGATTGTATGGCTagcaataattattttatttgcaaaCGAAGAATCCTGGAAAAATAG